From a single Arachis hypogaea cultivar Tifrunner chromosome 3, arahy.Tifrunner.gnm2.J5K5, whole genome shotgun sequence genomic region:
- the LOC112789352 gene encoding DNA topoisomerase 1, which produces MAVEASDKPVLPNKFDDDDDDNMPLTIKRYSSNKKSQLHSDVKKSISHSQDGHTYKRISGVPSSNGQSSSSSAQRGNNSSSAKASSLRSPPSSSSNAQKGNAAPSAKASPLRSPTSSSASAQKGNAAPSAKVSPLRSPSSSSSSAQKGNTVPSAKASPLTSPLRSPVGVSKRPNSLANSTSAKLPMANSKPPHPGDKPKPLINQKVSGDVKKETKSIKDSSKNYSEDSEDEEDNKPLSARLKVNSNHNKATPVIIKKSDDNSDSDDNVPLSTKINWNSNMGTSSSNYDNSDQKKPIPKVQKEPQNGSGASNKRPIDNSNSMNSSAKKSKISEPASSVKPKQSSMKVEPKVEDDDDDVPISQRIKKSATSANKSSSIKQVTKITKVNKASTKSFKKQAKNKKLKKSGSGSEYSKSTKLLPSSGDGQKKWTTLVHNGVIFPPPYKPHGIKMRYKDQDVDLTPEQEEVATMYAVMLDTDYMLKEKFKENFWTDWRKLLGKNHVIQNLKDCDFRPIYNWFQSEKEKKKQMTADEKKALKEEKTKQEEKYMWAIVDGVKEKVGNFRVEPPGLFRGRGEHPKMGKLKRRIHPSDITINIGKDAPVPECPIPGEKWKEIRHDDTVTWLAFWNDPINPKLFKYVFLAASSALKGQSDKEKYEKARMLKDYIENIRAAYTKDFKSKDITKQQIAVATYLIDKLALRAGNEKDDDEADTVGCCTLKVENVTREAPNKLKFNFLGKDSIKYENTVEVELPVYDAILKFQKDKRPGDDLFDKLDTSKLNAHLKELMPGLTAKVFRTFNASITLDDMLNKETKEGDVGEKILVYQHANKQVAIICNHQRSVSKSHSSQIERLTNKIGELQDVLKELKTDLDRARKGRPPLKGSDGKTKKTLAPEALEKKISQTNAKIEKMERDMKTKEDLKTVALGTSKINYLDPRITVAWCKRHEVPIEKIFNKSLLAKFTWAMDVDPEFRF; this is translated from the exons ATGGCTGTTGAGGCTTCTGACAAACCAGTTTTGCCCAACAAGtttgatgatgacgatgatgataatATGCCGTTAACTATAAAACGGTACTCATCGAATAAGAAAAGCCAATTGCATTCAGATGTAAAGAAGTCAATTTCACATAGTCAAGATGGTCATACATACAAGAGGATTTCTGGCGTGCCTTCTTCAAATGGTCAATCTTCTAGCTCTAGTGCACAGAGGGGTAATAATTCCTCATCTGCTAAGGCTTCATCATTAAGATCCCCCCCATCTTCAAGCTCTAATGCACAAAAGGGTAATGCTGCTCCATCTGCTAAGGCTTCACCATTGAGATCACCCACATCTTCAAGCGCTAGTGCACAGAAGGGTAATGCTGCTCCATCGGCTAAGGTGTCACCCTTGAGGTCACCATCAtcttcaagctctagtgcacagAAGGGTAATACTGTTCCATCGGCTAAGGCTTCGCCTTTGACATCTCCTTTGAGATCTCCTGTAGGTGTCTCAAAACGACCAAATTCACTTGCCAACTCCACTTCTGCCAAGTTGCCTATGGCAAATTCAAAACCTCCTCATCCAGGAGATAAACCAAAGCCTCttattaatcagaaagtgtctgGTGATGttaaaaaggaaacaaaatcaATCAAAGATTCTTCAAAGAATTATTCTGAAGATTCAGAGGATGAGGAGGATAATAAACCATTGAGTGCTAGGTTGAAGGTGAACAGTAACCACAACAAAGCAACCCCGGTCATCATCAAGAAGTCTGATGATAATTCTGATTCTGATGATAATGTCCCTTTGTCAACAAAGATAAACTGGAATTCAAACATGGGAACATCCAGTAGTAATTATGACAACTCTGATCAGAAAAAGCCTATTCCAAAAGTTCAGAAAGAGCCACAAAATGGTTCTGGGGCAAGTAATAAAAGACCCATAGATAACAGTAATTCCATGAACTCTTCTGCAAAGAAGTCAAAGATTTCAGAGCCAGCCTCGTCAGTGAAGCCTAAGCAAAGCTCTATGAAAGTTGAGCCAAAGgtagaggatgatgatgatgatgtaccTATTTCCCAGAGAATCAAGAAATCGGCCACATCAGCTAATAAATCATCTTCTATAAAACAGGTGACAAAGATCACTAAAGTTAATAAGGCTAGTACCAAATCTTTTAAGAAACAAGCCAAAAACAAGAAGTTGAAAAAATCAGGAAGTGGTTCAGAATATTCCAAATCCACTAAACTTCTTCCTAGCTCTGGTGACGGCCAGAAAAAATGGACAACTTTGGTTCACAATGGCGTCATTTTCCCTCCTCCTTACAAGCCCCATGGGATAAAGATGCGCTACAAGGATCAAGATGTTGATTTAACTCCCGAGCAAGAGGAG GTTGCAACAATGTATGCAGTCATGCTAGATACAGATTACATGCTGAAAGAAAAGTTCAAGGAAAATTTCTGGACTGATTGGCGTAAATTGCTAGGAAAGAATCATGTAATTCAGAATTTGAAAGATTGTGACTTTAGACCAATTTACAACTGGTTCCAaagtgaaaaggaaaagaaaaaacaaatgaCTGCAGAT GAGAAGAAGGCCTTGAAGGAGGAGAAAACAAAACAAGAAGAGAAATACATGTGGGCCATTGTTGATGGTGTGAAAGAGAAG GTTGGTAATTTCAGAGTTGAACCACCAGGATTGTTCCGAGGCCGTGGGGAGCATCCTAAG ATGGGAAAATTGAAAAGGCGCATTCATCCAAGTGATATCACAATTAATATTGGAAAGGATGCTCCAGTTCCTGAATGTCCTATTCCTGGCGAAAA GTGGAAGGAGATAAGGCATGATGATACAGTTACATGGTTAGCCTTTTGGAATGACCCAATCAATCCAAAGTTATTCAAATACGTGTTTCTAGCAGCTAGTAGTGCCCTAAAGGGTCAAAGTGACAAGGAAAAGTATGAGAAAGCCAGGATGTTGAAG GATTATATAGAGAACATTAGGGCTGCTTACACAAAAGATTTTAAGAGTAAAGATATTACTAAGCAGCAAATCGCTGTTGCTACTTATCTTATTGATAAATTAGCTCTGAGGGCTGGCAATGAGAAG GATGATGATGAAGCTGATACTGTTGGTTGTTGTACATTAAAAGTGGAGAATGTGACCAGAGAAGCTCCCAACAAACTGAAG TTTAACTTCCTTGGTAAAGATTCTATCAAGTATGAGAATACAGTTGAGGTTGAGCTTCCTGTTTACGATGCAATTTTGAAGTTCCAAAAAG ATAAGCGCCCCGGTGATGATCTTTTTGACAAGTTGGATACAAGTAAATTAAATGCTCATCTGAAGGAACTCATGCCTGGCCTAACTGCAAAGGTCTTCCGTACATTCAATGCATCTATCACGTTGGATGATATG TTGAATAAGGAAACTAAAGAGGGTGATGTTGGCGAAAAGATTCTTGTTTATCAACATGCAAATAAACAG GTTGCAATCATTTGTAATCATCAACGCAGTGTTTCAAAATCTCACTCGTCACAAATTGAAAGGTTAACAAACAAGATTGGTGAGCTTCAG GATGTTCTGAAGGAGCTAAAGACAGATTTGGACAGAGCAAGGAAAGGAAGGCCCCCTCTAAAGGGTTCAGATGGAAAGACAAAAAAGACCTTAGCCCCTGAAGC GCTAGAGAAAAAGATCTCTCAAACCAATGCAAAGATTGAGAAAATGGAACGCGATATGAAGACAAAAGAAGATCTGAAAACTGTGGCATTGGGCACGTCCAAGATAAACTATCTTGACCCTAGGATTACAGTTGCCTGGTGCAAACGGCATGAGGTTCCCATTGAAAAG ATATTCAACAAATCGCTGCTGGCAAAATTTACTTGGGCAATGGATGTGGATCCTGAATTCAGATTCTGA